The following are encoded together in the Triticum dicoccoides isolate Atlit2015 ecotype Zavitan chromosome 6B, WEW_v2.0, whole genome shotgun sequence genome:
- the LOC119322479 gene encoding purple acid phosphatase 18-like has translation MSKPGGAMEPLGAARRRPPAMAAPALLPLLLLLLTLALSSCGGAAAASGAPVGEDYVRPPARPRGGQRKALLGLFPWSKKKASASASDPQQVHISLSGEKHMRITWVTDDNSVPSVVEYGTTSNTYTSSSNGESTSYSYLMYSSGKIHHVVIGPLEDNSIYYYRCGGRGSEFQLKTPPSQFPLSLAVVGDLGQTSWTTSTLNHIKQCEYDMLLLPGDLSYADYMQHLWDTFGELVEPLASTRPWMVTQGNHEKERIPFLKSGFQSYNARWKMPYEESGSTSNLYYSFEVAGVHVIMLGSYTDYDESSDQYAWLKADLANIDRKRTPWLVVLLHVPWYNSNWAHQGEGDSMMSAMEPLLHAAHVDIIISDHVHAYERTERVYKGGINPCGAVHITIGDGGNREGLARRYHNPKPLWSVFREASFGHGELKIVNSTHAHWTWHRNDDEEPVRTDDVWITSLAGSQCVQDSSREFRKILMSP, from the exons ATGAGCAAGCCAGGCGGTGCGATGGAACCCCTGGGCGCAGCGCGGAGGAGGCCTCCCGCCATGGCCGCGCCCGCGCTCCTccccctcctgctcctcctcctcacgcTCGCCCTGTCCTCCTGCGGCGGCGCGGCCGCCGCCTCCGGGGCTCCGGTCGGGGAGGATTACGTCCGGCCGCCGGCCCGGCCCCGCGGGGGCCAGCGGAAGGCCCTCCTCGGCCTCTTCCCCTGGAGCAAGAAGAAGGCCTCCGCTTCCGCCTCCGATCCCCAGCAG GTGCACATTTCGCTATCTGGAGAGAAGCACATGAGAATTACATGGGTCACAGATGATAACTCTGTCCCCTCAGTTGTGGAATATGGAACTACGTCCAACACATACACATCCTCATCTAATGGAGAAAGCACGTCCTACAGCTACTTAATGTACAGCTCGGGAAAGATCCACCATGTTGTTATTGGACCTCTTGAAGACAACAGTATATACTACTACCGATGCGGAGGACGAGGTTCAGAGTTCCAACTTAAGACACCCCCCTCCCAGTTCCCGCTGTCATTGGCTGTTGTAGGCGATCTTGGGCAGACCAGTTGGACAACATCAACATTAAACCACATTAAgcaatgtgaatatgacatgcttttaCTTCCTGGTGATCTCTCTTATGCTGATTATATGCAACATTTGTGGGATACCTTTGGTGAGTTGGTGGAGCCACTTGCTAGCACCCGGCCCTGGATGGTGACACAAGGCAACCATGAAAAGGAGAGGATACCATTTTTGAAGTCTGGATTTCAATCATATAATGCACGATGGAAGATGCCTTATGAAGAGAGTGGTTCCACATCAAATTTGTACTACTCATTTGAGGTTGCAGGGGTGCATGTTATAATGCTAGGCTCTTATACAGATTATGATGAGAGTTCGGATCAGTATGCTTGGCTTAAG GCTGATCTTGCCAACATAGATAGAAAGAGGACCCCGTGGCTCGTTGTTCTGTTGCATGTGCCATGGTATAACAGCAACTGGGCTCATCAGGGTGAAGGTGACAGTATGATGAGCGCGATGGAGCCTTTGCTACATGCCGCTCATGTGGATATTATAATCTCAGATCACGTGCACGCTTATGAACGCACG GAGCGAGTCTACAAAGGCGGGATTAATCCATGTGGTGCTGTTCATATAACTATCGGCGATGGTGGAAACCGGGAAGGCTTGGCCCGCAG GTACCATAACCCGAAACCCCTCTGGTCGGTGTTCCGGGAAGCGAGCTTTGGGCACGGCGAGCTAAAGATCGTCAACTCCACGCACGCGCACTGGACTTGGCACAGGAATGACGATGAAGAGCCGGTGAGAACAGATGACGTCTGGATAACCTCGCTGGCTGGTTCGCAGTGCGTCCAGGACAGCAGCCGTGAGTTCAGGAAGATACTCATGTCCCCTTGA
- the LOC119322480 gene encoding uncharacterized protein LOC119322480 gives MPIFRTTNSLGISPIRIRTGHQFKSSIFPLHPKPPYSAATPNRAAATLPTSAPVAMAASDPQLCREPGQRPRRPVCAVCTKPLRVCLCGRLRGPPLDSAVGVTVLQHPTEAQHPLSSVRVARLGLRNLAVAQVADVAHRASFLLTTNIGLGGGETENAEAGAAIGEAWTVETMDKCSIAYTEKQLMIDIERGVGANPKIRWPSRCSPLAKLAVSNGFTVTKTQNNKPRRSTGDQASPSPELQHEFSIAIPPHSALLFPCQRATAIDAASDHQVLVKHLIVLDGTWAKAHRMYHENPWLQLVPHVKVEADGVSLYGEVRHEPKAGCLSTIESIVVAMKELGEDEAELDRVLAVFESMIADQRRCKDENCKP, from the coding sequence ATGCCGATCTTCCGCACTACTAATTCTCTTGGAATTTCGCCAATCCGAATCCGAACGGGGCATCAGTTCAAATCCTCCATTTTTCCACTGCATCCAAAGCCCCCCTACTCGGCCGCCACCCCCAACCGAGCAGCAGCAACACTGCCGACCTCGGCACCCGTGGCCATGGCGGCGAGCGACCCGCAACTTTGCCGGGAGCCCGGCCAGCGCCCCCGCCGCCCCGTGTGCGCCGTCTGCACGAAGCCCCTCCGCGTCTGCCTCTGCGGCCGCCTCCGCGGGCCCCCGCTGGACAGCGCCGTCGGCGTCACTGTGCTGCAGCACCCCACGGAGGCCCAGCACCCGCTCAGCTCCGTccgcgtcgcccgcctcggcctccGCAACCTCGCCGTCGCCCAGGTCGCCGACGTCGCCCACCGCGCCAGCTTCCTCCTCACAACGAATATTGGACTTGGAGGCGGAGAAACTGAAAATGCTGAAGCCGGTGCCGCCATTGGAGAAGCTTGGACGGTGGAAACCATGGACAAGTGCTCCATCGCTTACACGGAGAAGCAGCTCATGATCGACATCGAGCGCGGCGTCGGCGCGAACCCCAAGATCAGGTGGCCGTCAAGATGTTCTCCTCTTGCCAAACTCGCCGTCTCCAACGGCTTCACCGTCACCAAGACACAGAACAACAAGCCCAGACGTAGCACAGGCGACCaagcctcgccgtcgccggagctcCAACATGAGTTCTCCATCGCCATACCGCCGCACTCGGCCCTGCTGTTCCCATGCCAGCGCGCGACCGCCATCGACGCAGCTTCAGATCACCAGGTACTAGTCAAACATCTGATCGTGCTGGATGGCACCTGGGCGAAGGCGCACCGGATGTACCACGAGAACCCATGGCTGCAGCTCGTGCCGCACGTGAAGGTGGAAGCAGATGGTGTCAGCCTGTACGGCGAGGTGAGGCATGAGCCCAAGGCCGGGTGCCTGTCGACCATCGAGAGCATCGTCGTCGCCATGAAGGAGCTTGGGGAGGACGAGGCAGAGTTGGATCGTGTTCTGGCCGTCTTCGAGTCGATGATCGCCGACCAGCGACGCTGCAAGGATGAGAACTGCAAGCCATAA